The Eremothecium gossypii ATCC 10895 chromosome VII, complete sequence nucleotide sequence ATTCTGCAGGATCTACAGGCCAGGTTGATCTTTCGTGCAGAGGCGTATGTACAGCGCAAAGTCACGAACTATACTCCACCTAAGGAGGATACAGACAAGCGCACAGGCAAGGGAACATACGGTACAATGGTCGATACGCATACTGGAGCTGCAGACGAAGATCACAGCTTGTTGTTGCAATTCCTGGAAAATTATGAACTTCCAGAAAATGGCAGTTTGGTAGGCAACCAATTGAAGGCTTATTACCCATCCCTTCTTTACGCTCTTGCGCTGCTTTCAAAGGTATATCAGCTGGTCAATTCCTCTGTGTTTGATAATCTCGCCCATCATATTGTGCATGACTGTATACAATCGTTAAAAGGTGCATACCAGTCTTCGCCAGACTTCACGCATTTAGATGACATGCTGACATACCTCAAGAACCTCTTGATGCTACGCGACCAGGTGCAGCACTTCGATATTCAATACAGCAGTAATGAGACATATCTTGATTTCTCCGGCTTGGGCGAGCTTATTAACTCGATACGCAAGGGTTCATTTCCGTCTGGCGGCTCAGGCTCTGTCCTCAGTCTCGCTCGCGAAACCGTACCGAAGATAGTTAACAATATGATCGACGCCCGTTCAGAAATCGTGGTAGAGCTCAGGAACCTGCTCAACACAATCACGACGGTCGCTGCACGGGACTTACTACAGGACACTCTTCAAGTGACGTTGCCAGATGCCCTCCCCGGTGCCAATCTCAAACTCAAGATGAACATTGAGGAACGGCTACCCAAGTTTCAGCAACTCGTCGCTGCGCATATGCCAGACCAGTCCGTCGCAGTCCACATAGTCCACGCGGTCCGTAATGCAGTGGTGCAGGAATATTCCATGTACATCGAGGGCATCTCTGCAGAGGTAGCGCGGGGCGCTATACCCCACGATACGTTAGACGTCTTGCTAACTCCAGACCTTCTGAATGACCTCTTCGATGCCACAATGGTGCCATCGGCGACAGACGGCATGAAGGACTCTGGCTCGCCAAAGCATTCATAACGCATTCCTAAATATACACATGCCTAATCGTATTTAGTCCCCCTAAGGATTTTCCTCTTCCTCGGATGGATTGTATATATTCTTCGAAAGGAACCAGTTTAGCTTTTCTTTAATGTAGGACACTTTTGCTGGATCCACCAGTAGATGCGTTTCGTCAAGTTCTTCCCATATAATGTCATGTGTTCCGGAATCTATCTGTAATATCAGTGCCCTGATAGATGGATCACATTGCACCAGAGCCCCTTTCCTTGCTCTTGGCATTCTACTCTCTGGTCTAGGATGAAGTTGTTCAGTGTGTTAGCTTGCTATTTTTCATATGGATATCAATTTTAAAGGGCACTCACTCTATGTGGATCCAACTTATAGTCGTCACCTGCAAGACTCTGTGAGAAGCAGTCTATATCATGCCAGAGGCAGGTTCAGATGAGAGTATACCACCGAGCGAAGTTTTGGAACGGTTTGATAGGGATGAATCAGACGATAACGATACTTCAAAGGATTCTGAGAAGCTGAAAGTAGTTGAGACCGATTCTGCGACTACGAAGGATGAGCGCTCGAGCATGAGCGGTCATAATACGGGTGACAACGgggaggaggacgaggaagaggaggaagaggaagaCACCGAGCCTCCCATGTTGAAGTATACTCGGATCACGAAACTCCCTAAGAACTTCTTCCAGAGGGATTCTATCTCTGCTTGCTTATTCCATGATAAGCTGTTTGCATTTGCGACGCACTCTGGCATAATCCATTTGACGGAGCCGGACCTGACCACTATTCGGACTTTCAAGTGCCATCGGTCCTCTATAATGGCGATTCACACGGACGGAGAATATTTTGCTACGGCTTCAATCGACGGGACGGTTGTAGTCGGCTCCATTGAGAACGCTTCTGATATCATGGCATTTGACTTTAAGCGGCCAGTCCATTCTGTTGTTCTGGATCAGAACTATCGCACTTCCAAGGTATTCATTTCTGGCGGCATGGCGGGCGAAGTGATCGTTTCTCAGCGCAACTGGATTGGGACCCGGGTAGACACCAAGGTAGATCGCGACCACGGGCCCATTGTAGGGATATATACGGTGGACGATATTGTTTTTTGGATGAATGATAGCGGTATCACATTCTACAGTATATCGAGTAAGTCCAAGCTACTTTGTGTCCCGTTTCCAACGGACGATTCCATTCGACCAGACTTATATCGTCCTCGGGTCCACTTTCCAGAAGTTAACACGATCATTGTTTGTTGGGGGGTATCTGTTTGGACATTCAAGGTATCGCTGGCCAACCAAATTGATAGGCAAAAGAAACTAGGTTCTATACTAACCACAGCGGCTTCTAGTCTCAGAGCTCTGCCTGATAAGAAGGTAGAGCTGGAGACGTATTTTAAAATGGACTGTCTGATTGCCGGAGTTGCATCATTTAAAGATGACCAGCTTTTAGTTCTGGGGATCAATGCGTTTAACTCCAAGAGTGGTCCTCCAGAATTAAAGGTCGTTGATATGCTTACAGGTGAAGAAATACACAACGATGAAATCATATCCAAGAACTTCCAAAACTTGTCACTAAATGATTATCATTTAGGGAAATATATTGGCGCCAATACGCCAGAATATTACCTCATTAGTGCCAATGACGCAATACTTGTCAAAGAACTCACATTGGAAGACAGATATACATGGTATATGGAGAATCGGTTTTATTTTAAAGCATGGGAAGTTGGTCGTTTTGTGATGAATGACGTGGATAGACTAAAAACTGGATTGGCATATATTAATCAGATATTGGAAGAGAAAAAATGGGATGAGGCTGCCAAGATGACGAATACTATATTTGGAGCTTTCCCCTGGAAGTCTGCTGAAGATGCTGCCGCGCGTCCGTTTGCGAGAAATAGTTGGCAAGACATAATTAGAAGGTTTTTCGACGCCGATAAAGTGAACTTAATAGCACCTCACATTCCTACGGAACCACAGTTGGATACAGCTATTTATGAAACTGTATTATTCTTTTATATTGATGAGAATTCCAGCTCTCAACTTTCAGAATACTCTAAGAAATGGCCTTTTGGTTACTACTCCCCAGACATATTAGAAGACAAATTAGAAGATAAACTACGGGATGTTGAGGGCGAACTAAGAAGGGAATTCTGCCAAGCTCTCTGTCATTTGTACCTGGTGCATAAGAAATATCTGCCAGCAGTTGGGCACTTGATTGATATGAAAGATCCTGAGGCACTTGATCTTTTGATTAAAGAGGATATGCTTGTCACGTTTCTTGATCGATTAGTTGAAATAATATTACTTCCATACGCCGGCCCAGTTGAAGAGATTAATAATCTATCATTGGGAGTGGCGCAAACTACATTTTCCAAGCCTGTCGAACTCCTTGTGCAGAACCGAAACTCTATTCCTATGAGTCAAATAATTGATACCTTTTCTCAAGAGCTACAGATTATACTATTTCTATATTTCAAAGGGCTTTCAGCCGTTGAGCCGCTCATGGCTGTGCCCTATGAAACGCAGCTGGTCGAGCTTTATGCACGTTTTAAACAGAGTGAGCTATTGTCATTTCTAAAAAAGCATTCCAATTATGATATCGATAGAGCCATCAAAATATGTAGCCAAAAAGATGGCTATCATCAGGAGTTGATATATTTATGGGGCAAAATTGGAGAAACAAGAAAAGCCTTGTCGTTAATTATTGATAAACTCAACGATCCCGCATTAGCGATCTCTTTTGTCATTGATAGTAATGACTCCGACTTGTGGCATTTTTTGGTAAGTTATAGTTTGGATAAGCCCAACTTCATAAAAAGCTTACTAGAGCATCGAGATGAGTATGGCGAAAAAACTTTGGAGGTAATGAAGAAAATCCCACCCGATACTGAGCTTGATGATGATCTGAGATTGATTCTTGGTAATATCACAAGAGATAACTGGCTGAGCCTTAGTGTTAATAAGGGTGTCTTTAAAATCATCGATGATGAAACCAAAGAAGTGGCACTGGAATTTTTGGAAACTAGAAGTAGGGGAAAGTTGTTTGATGGTACTATAATTTGACACCTGTCATTATTTGCCCATATATCGTACTCATAGGATCCGCGTTTTTTGTAACTCCTTCGGCGCGCCTGATATCATGGATATCTCGAATTACAGCCTTTATAAACTAACATATATACACATTTTACGGAGGATTCGGACAGCTATTAAAATTCAGCACAATGGATAGCATGTCTCGTGTCTCCGGGTACTTATAGTAACCTAACTAAAGTTTATACTATTGGAGAAGACGGTGTCATCAGACTGCAAAGATCCTGTAGTAGTTGGTGGTACCGGTTTTGAGACTTGTATCACGGTATCTCCAAGAGAATGCTGTTCCACCCTGCGCCTCTTTCTTTTTGTATCACTGTTCAATAAGTGTCTTGCATTCCTGATCTTTATGAGGCAATTATTGTAACTTAACCTCATCTCATTTAACGCGTTCTCAGAAAGTCCTACTTCCCGAACTTCGGCGTGTTTCAGAATACTTGCCATGGCTTTTGCTATCTCAATATTCGTTTGGAGAGTCGTTAGCATTATCAAACGCTCGTTATTCAACGAGTTCGGCGGATTGCTGGTGACACTGCTAATATAATTGTCCAGTTCATCGGTATCTATGTTTTCAGGAGTAAATGGCATAGAAGATTCCCCAAGTGTGATGTCTACCTTATCTTCCGCATTACTTTGCAGACCAGGTCCACCAACAGCAGGCTCTGTACTGCTCCCGGATGGTACATGGTCAAATGCTGGAGATCTAATTTTGTCCTGAGAAGACCCTCGAGATGGATGAGAAAATGGCACAACAGTAGGGACAGATATTTCTGAGTTTTCCGTTGAAGAAGGCACTTGTACATTTGTAGTTGACAAATCAAACATATCTTGTAATATTTGGTCCGTTACAATATCTTGTTGCATGGCATTTACGAAAAAGTCATCATTCCTGTCAATTAGCTCGCTTACTGTCGCTCTTCGTGTAAGCCCATCTCGATGTGTATTATCAGAAATGAAAGAGCGATGCTCTGCCACCCCACCCTCGTTTGAATAGCTAATAGTCGTATCCAATGGATTCCTATCTGAATTCAGTTCATTATTAATTGGGAATCCGGTATCTTGACTGAAGTTAGAGATGCTAAAAGTATCATTACCATCTGGCAGAGATACTGAGTTGTTAGAAACACTAATTGAACCAAACTCATCCTCACGAACCATCTCTAAGCTGACCTCTTCAGGCTCCCAAGCATCCACAATAGCACTCTCAATAATCTCCTCGGAACTTAAGAAATTTGTGTTTTTGTTCTCGATGTTGAGGTCCAAAAGCATATCATAGTCCCACTTCTTAATACAGTAAAACTTCTGGCATAGGTGGTTCAGCTTAGCTTCTAATACTTCATTCTTCTTAAATGCCATGCTAACAGTCCCAGTAAAGTTGATCATTTCCGGGGGTAAAATTCCAGAGGCTTTCCAATTGGCCTTAATTGTATCAGGCGGAATAGCCTCCCAGGCAAGTTTAATAAATTTAAAGGCATTTGATATTGTTAATGCAGACTGTTCATAGGACAAAAGAGGCTTGATTCCGTTGTTCTTACTTGCAATATCTTCCTGGAGATCAATCAGCGCCTTATATTGCTGTATCCTGTAGCCAGCCTTGAATTCATCTATAACACCCCAATTAAACGGAAGAAAGCTGGAGGACACCGAAGTGTACACTAATTCTATGTTCTTTAGGTGTAGATTGAGGAGCCGGTGAGAGCACGAATCATCGAGGATGATCCATATCTTCCTATTGTCGACCACGAGTCGCTTATCCCAAGTACTGAGCCAGTCATGGAATATGTTACTGGTCAGCCATGATTTTCTATTGCTGTGGTAGGTGATCCCATACTTTTGCGCTAGTTGCTCACCGAGCTTCAGATCGCCATTCGGCAAGGCTTCAGCCCCCGTATTTAGCGCCTCAAAAACACCGTTGTAGTTCGGGAAACCAGGCGCCCGACGTCCCGCATGCGATGTGTTCCCTTCGCAGGGGAAATGGCTCCGGAATCTCTGGTAGTTCTCGTACCGTCCTACAACCATCGGATGCAGCTTCTCGCTGCCATCCATGTTGGCACAGAGCATGACAGTAACAATATCTATACGTCTCCTTATATCTGCTGATTCATACTGTTCGAAGCAGAGCGGCAGGTTGTACGCTAGAAACGTCTCATCCAGCGTGAAAAGGTTCTTTGGTGGCAGTTGCGCCAGCCATCTTTTGAGCTCCGATCTTTCTTCAAACGTCCAGATCTTCGGTGGCTTCGGCAGTTCCTGGTCCACACTGATGTCCATCTTCGAGAGCAAGTGGGTTATCCATTTGTAACTGAAGGAGCCGTTCCCCTCGCGCATTTCGGGCGGAATTCGATGCCATATGGATTGTGCCGTATCCTGCAGAATCGGAGATGTCACGGGAATCCGGTTCCATATCGACTGCGACGTCCACTCCTGAAGGATCCGTCGCACGAGCAGGTTATTCGGCTTCCGCAGCCGGTTGGCATCCTTCTCGTGCTCCTTGCTGTTGAGGAAAACGGCCTTTTTCGCCAAGAGCCTCGAGATTGTTCCCTGAGAGGGACACTTCGGTAGTTGGTAAACCTCATACGCCCATCGTGCTAATTCGAGCTGCGTCCACCTTGGATGCCGCTCTGCCATCAGACAGATGTTGTACTTTTGCTCTATCGAAAGCCCCATTGACGTCAACCCCGGTTAAAACCAGCACCAGGTATTCTCAATCCTTTATGCTAACGTATTCGATCAATAACTGGCGGCATGCAACTCAGTAGATGTCGAAAGACAACCTTGAGCAGATACTGCGAGGTTGGAAGCCGTTTAAAGTCTTGATGGTAGTCTATTCCTGAAGTCATCGGAATTTTTTCATCAGCTTAACACGGACCTGAACATGTTGAAAGAAGTGTTCCATATAGCTCATCATGCGATGACACATCTGGGGCCATTGAGAAGCCAGTACACTTCTCGGAGTTGAAAAAAGTAGAGCTTCTTGAACTGTGCGGTTGCTCTTCTCATGTTTATTACTATGAACGCTGGCTCCCGAGGGCTGATTTCTTCAGCCCGAACAAATGATGTATCTACGTAGCTATAAACGTGCGGTAGCGCGACTCGCTGGTCCTATCAGTCTGGCAAGCCCCTTCGCTGCCCTTCGGCTGGCGTTCTGCGTAGGGACTCTCGAGCTGTCATGGCCGGGAGGCCTATGAAAAGTGAATAGCATCGACTAGCGAACTACTCTCGCACGACGCCAACATGGGCACATGCGCCGACCACATAGTCCACTATGAGACGCTTGATGAGGCAGGACGGCGCATCGTGGTACCTTTCTTCCACCCAACTCTTCTCGTTCTTTCGGAGTACTTCGATAATATCACCAACTGCTTCATCAAGGACATCCGCCAGCGCCTAGCCCTGTCTCGGCGCGTTGGGCACCTGTACCAAAGGTACATTCCGACCCAACAACTGATTGTGTGGTACCTTAACCACCCGGTACGCCGGATCAAAGTCCAGGGGTGCGTCGTCGGTTATGGCTGGCATCGGCAGGCAGGAGTAGACTGGATGTTTCTGCACATTGACGACTGTACCGGGCTCATGTGGTGTCAGTGCGATGAAGAGCTCGCTGGCGAGGCTACTGCGCTAGTTGGCCGGACAGTGGCTGTTAGTGGTTACATGAACCCCACCGGCAGGATCGACCGGCCCTCGGAGTTATACCTGGTGGTGGAGCACCTGGAATATGTGGTAGGGTTAGAGAGCGAGATCCAGTTTTGGGAGGTCACTATGCTATTTAGGCGGCAGCTGGGCTACGTTTGGGAACTGGGTCCTGACCTTCTAAACGGCCTCTATAG carries:
- the TFB5 gene encoding TFIIH complex subunit TFB5 (Syntenic homolog of Saccharomyces cerevisiae YDR079C-A (TFB5)) — encoded protein: MPRARKGALVQCDPSIRALILQIDSGTHDIIWEELDETHLLVDPAKVSYIKEKLNWFLSKNIYNPSEEEENP
- the VPS41 gene encoding Vps41p (Syntenic homolog of Saccharomyces cerevisiae YDR080W (VPS41)); its protein translation is MPEAGSDESIPPSEVLERFDRDESDDNDTSKDSEKLKVVETDSATTKDERSSMSGHNTGDNGEEDEEEEEEEDTEPPMLKYTRITKLPKNFFQRDSISACLFHDKLFAFATHSGIIHLTEPDLTTIRTFKCHRSSIMAIHTDGEYFATASIDGTVVVGSIENASDIMAFDFKRPVHSVVLDQNYRTSKVFISGGMAGEVIVSQRNWIGTRVDTKVDRDHGPIVGIYTVDDIVFWMNDSGITFYSISSKSKLLCVPFPTDDSIRPDLYRPRVHFPEVNTIIVCWGVSVWTFKVSLANQIDRQKKLGSILTTAASSLRALPDKKVELETYFKMDCLIAGVASFKDDQLLVLGINAFNSKSGPPELKVVDMLTGEEIHNDEIISKNFQNLSLNDYHLGKYIGANTPEYYLISANDAILVKELTLEDRYTWYMENRFYFKAWEVGRFVMNDVDRLKTGLAYINQILEEKKWDEAAKMTNTIFGAFPWKSAEDAAARPFARNSWQDIIRRFFDADKVNLIAPHIPTEPQLDTAIYETVLFFYIDENSSSQLSEYSKKWPFGYYSPDILEDKLEDKLRDVEGELRREFCQALCHLYLVHKKYLPAVGHLIDMKDPEALDLLIKEDMLVTFLDRLVEIILLPYAGPVEEINNLSLGVAQTTFSKPVELLVQNRNSIPMSQIIDTFSQELQIILFLYFKGLSAVEPLMAVPYETQLVELYARFKQSELLSFLKKHSNYDIDRAIKICSQKDGYHQELIYLWGKIGETRKALSLIIDKLNDPALAISFVIDSNDSDLWHFLVSYSLDKPNFIKSLLEHRDEYGEKTLEVMKKIPPDTELDDDLRLILGNITRDNWLSLSVNKGVFKIIDDETKEVALEFLETRSRGKLFDGTII
- the PDC2 gene encoding Pdc2p (Syntenic homolog of Saccharomyces cerevisiae YDR081C (PDC2)) gives rise to the protein MGLSIEQKYNICLMAERHPRWTQLELARWAYEVYQLPKCPSQGTISRLLAKKAVFLNSKEHEKDANRLRKPNNLLVRRILQEWTSQSIWNRIPVTSPILQDTAQSIWHRIPPEMREGNGSFSYKWITHLLSKMDISVDQELPKPPKIWTFEERSELKRWLAQLPPKNLFTLDETFLAYNLPLCFEQYESADIRRRIDIVTVMLCANMDGSEKLHPMVVGRYENYQRFRSHFPCEGNTSHAGRRAPGFPNYNGVFEALNTGAEALPNGDLKLGEQLAQKYGITYHSNRKSWLTSNIFHDWLSTWDKRLVVDNRKIWIILDDSCSHRLLNLHLKNIELVYTSVSSSFLPFNWGVIDEFKAGYRIQQYKALIDLQEDIASKNNGIKPLLSYEQSALTISNAFKFIKLAWEAIPPDTIKANWKASGILPPEMINFTGTVSMAFKKNEVLEAKLNHLCQKFYCIKKWDYDMLLDLNIENKNTNFLSSEEIIESAIVDAWEPEEVSLEMVREDEFGSISVSNNSVSLPDGNDTFSISNFSQDTGFPINNELNSDRNPLDTTISYSNEGGVAEHRSFISDNTHRDGLTRRATVSELIDRNDDFFVNAMQQDIVTDQILQDMFDLSTTNVQVPSSTENSEISVPTVVPFSHPSRGSSQDKIRSPAFDHVPSGSSTEPAVGGPGLQSNAEDKVDITLGESSMPFTPENIDTDELDNYISSVTSNPPNSLNNERLIMLTTLQTNIEIAKAMASILKHAEVREVGLSENALNEMRLSYNNCLIKIRNARHLLNSDTKRKRRRVEQHSLGDTVIQVSKPVPPTTTGSLQSDDTVFSNSINFS